The nucleotide sequence CTAATACCAAGTCAAAATATCCGTCATCAGGTTTGGCTTTTGGGGCTAGGTTTAGGTTTGGTCCAATAGAGGCTATGTTCATTATTTCTACCATAAGGTAGGTGCCCGAATATTCCTTTCCATCCGCCTTAATATGATACTGGTTCGGTTGATAGTTTTTTAGAAGCCTTTTCATCATATCCACTGCAAATTTTATTTTTTCTTCAGCGTTTGGAAAAGTAATGTAATTCTCCTTTTTGAGCTTGTGGACAATGGATCCCATATGGGAAAAAAGGCCAAAGCCAATGGATTCGATAAAGTGAGATCTTTCGCAATTGTTTTCCACTAAACCTACATCAAAGGAAATGGTGGATTTGTGCTTGTCTAGCTCTTTTAGCTTGTCTTTGCTAAAGCTTATCCCCAGACATTTTGCTATATTGTTTGCTGTACCACTTGGTATTATATATATGGGATGTTCTCGGCCAATTAAAGTTTTCGAAACTTTTCCTACCGTGCCATCGCCGCCGGCTATTACTACACAGTCTGCTTTTTGCTCAGCTATTTTATGGTATGTTTTTTCTTTTACATTATAGTAATCAATATCATGACCTGCACCGAAAAGTGTCTTTAGTTCCGACTCTGACAAATTTCCATCTCCAGCAGTGGGGTTATGGGCAAAAATAATTTTCATTATAAGAAACGTTTAAACCATCCAGCGTAGGCGTTTTGGGCATAATCTGGATTTTAAGTAACCATCAATGTTTTTATTTGTTATTCTAATAGAATTAACTGCGATTTAGTTATGAGAATTTTGATATCAAATGATGATGGAATTTACAGCCCGGGGATTCTTGCACTGGCAGAAGTGGCCAAAAAGTTCGGTGAAGTCCGGATTGTTGCACCGGATGTTGAACAGTCTTCTATGAGCCATGCTGTAACAGCTTATCGGCCGTTGACATATAAGCACACGCCTATTCAAGGAGGATTTGAAGCATATAGGGTCAATGGTACACCTGCCGATTGTGTTTCTTTGGGGATCTCGCAGTGGGATAACGTAGATGTGGTTCTTTCTGGAATTAATTTAGGGCCAAATTTAGGAAACTCTATATGGCATTCTGGAACGCTTGCCGCTGCGAAACAAGCGACTCTTTTAGGAGTAAGGGGAATTGCTTTTAGTGTACCGGTTTCTAAAGATGAACCAGAATTTGACAATGTTATACCATTTGTCGAGCAAGTTCTAGAAGAGTTGTTGAAAGAAAAAACGCCAGACTTGATCAATGTTAACCTTCCTGAAAATCCACGTGATATTATGTACACAAGGCAGTCAGTAAGGCACTATGATGGAAAAGTAGTGGAAGATCGGGATCCAATGGGGCGTCAGCACTTCTGGTTTACTGTTACTCCTTTAGAAGCAACGGAAGAGGGAACAGACAGGTGGGCCGTAGAAAATAACTATGTAAGCATTACCCCTCTACGGATTGACTTGACGGATGGCCGCAAGCTTGAGAATATGAAGAAATATCATAAAATAGATGTTTGTTAATCTTTAGGGATATATAATCAGGGTTTGAGTAGGTTCAGTTGTATGGCGTAGATATATTCTAGTCATTACAACTGAATGCATTAAATGAAAGAGATTATGATTAATGATAAACTAGAGCAAATATTGATTATAGATGATGACCAAGCACATAATTATGTGGCTACACGGGTTATAGAAAAAATGAAGATTGCCGATAAGGTCAAAACCTTTGCGAATAGTAAAGAGGCTTTGGAGTATATATTAAAGCAGTGTGAGGAGCTGCCTTCCGGTCTCTGCCCAGAGTTGATTTTTATAGATTTTTTCATGCCAGCAATGGATGCAGAAGAATTGATGCGACGCCTGCAAGATGCTAACTTTAGCAACTGGGACAAAGTCGTATTTATTGGTATGTCTGCCGTTGTTAAACAAGAGTCTCAGGAGCGACTTTTTGAGTTGGGGGTTAGGGAAACCGTGGAAAAGCCTTTGTCTACAGAAAAAGTAAAGGATATTTATAGCAGGTATTTTGCAAAGCAAATAACTTAATCTAGAAGAGGTTAGTCTTTTTTTATGTCGGAATGTTTATTGAAAATTTCGTTCCGGAATTTTTTAATGTTTCAGCTGTAACTTCTCCCTCCATTTTATCTATAATGTTTTTGGCTAGATAAAGTCCCAAACCACTGCCTGACGACTTTTCTGTTTTATAAAACATTTCGAAGATGTGGGCTTTGTCTTCTTCTCTCAGCCCTATGCCATTATCTGATATTTCTATAGCTATACCATCTTTACTGTCAAAGATTTGGATATCGATCTGGGGGGTAGTAGAATAGTTGTAAAGTATGCTATTGGCAAAAAATTCTTCTAGCATTACTTCTATCAAAGCTTGATCCGAAGTTAATGGTTTGGTGGCAGAAATTGTTGTTTTGTACTGTACTTCATGTTCGGGAAACCGCTTTTTAACCCTTTTAATAGTGTTGTTTATTGCTTCTTCCCATTCAATGGTTTTAAACTTACAAGGTTCGCGCACGGAAATAAGCTTGACAAGACTTATGATTGTACGGTCTAATTTGTCTTCAGTTTTCTTTAGGAGTTGTAAGTAATTTTTAACCTCTTCTTGGTTTACTTGGTCAAGTGCTAAATTTGTTAACCCTTGTAGCGATTTTATTGGGCCTAATAAATCGTGGGACAGTTTATAAATAAATCGGCTAAGTTCATTGTTAAGGGAAACCAGTTTTTTGTCTCTGATTTCCAGTTCTTCATACTGTTTGTTGATTTCTTGAGTCCTTTCAATGACCCGCTTTTCTAAAAGCTCTTTTTCTTTTTCAAGGGCTTTTTTGTTCATGGTTAATTCAAAAAAAACGATAACCTGCTTGCCTAACAACTTCAGGTTTTTTTTCTCTTCTTCCGAAAGCTTTCGTGGCTGTTTGTCTATTAAAGCCAATGAGCCCATGGCGTATCCTTTTTCATTAATTAAAGGAGTGCCTGCATAGAACCGAATTTCAGGCTCATGGGTTACCAGCGGATTACTCGAAAAGCGATCATCTTTGTGGGTGTTTTCAATTTCGAAAATATCCTCACCCATTATGGTGTATTGGCAAAAGGAAATGCTTCTTTCTGTTTCTTTTACTGAAAGCCCGTGGTTTGACTTGAACCATTGTCTTTTTTCATCGATGATTGTAATAAGAACAATGGGTACATTGAATAATTTTGAGGCAAAAGTGGTTAATTGATCCAGGTCTTTTTCATAGTGTGCATCTAAAAAGTCGTAATCAAGTATGGACTCTAACCTTTTCTGCTCATTTTTAGGAATGGGAAGCTTTCTGATTTTCTTCATTCTACAACTCTTAAAGAATAAATAATCGAGTTTTTCAGGAAATGTTAACTTGTATCAGTAAAAAAAGGTTTAAAAAAGCATTTAGTCTACTTTTTTAAACCTTTTTTTACTGATGTATACAGGATTACGTTTAATCTTCTGATTCCTTATCTGTATTTTCCTCAGGAACTGGGTTTCTAGAGCGGAGGTACGCTTTAACCAGGTGTCCTGATTCTGTGATTTGATAATCTTCCCATCCTCCAGTAGGGTCAGGCCTTACTGTTCCTCCACCATCTGGGTTAGGTGCTCTTTTTAGTGCAGCAGAACCTTCGTTTTTATCAGTTATAGACCAGTTGCAGCCTGAAATATGGTTTTCGTTCATGAAGGTCCACCAGTTTTGTGACCACGCCTCACTAACGCTTCCGTCCCCATCGGCGTTTACTGTACCATATTCTGTTACCATAAGAGCAACACCAAGTCTTAATGCATCCCTGGCATACTGCATAACCCTGTTTCTATGGGTGCCTGCATAATAATGTAGAACATAAGCAACGTTAGGGTCGTCTAATGGATCCATAGCTGCTTGGTCTACTCTTTGTGACCACAATGGAGTGCCACAGGCGATGATGTTGTTTTTGTCGTATTTTCTTATTACCTCAATAATTTCTTCAAAATATGGTTTACAAGTTGCAGACCAAGAGACATCAAGAGGTTCGTTGTATGGTTCATAGATGATATGGGGGTAATGACCGTATTCTTGCGCTATTTCGGCAAAAAATTCCTTAGCCGCTTCTGTATTTGTTGGGTCATGGGCGTTATGGTCATGCCAGTCAACTATAACATATATATCATTTTCTATAGCTGCGTCTATTATTGTTTTTACTTTTTCTTTTTCCCTTTCAGGGTTAGTTAAATAGCCCCCATATTCCACGGCCATTGCAGCACGTACAACTGTACACCGCCATTCGTCACGTAGGTATTTTACTATTTCTTTATTATAAAAAGGGGCACCATCACTCCATTGGCTCCAAAACAGAGACATTCCTTGTAGCTGTACGTAGCCTCCATGCTCTCCAATAATTTTATTCCCGCTTACACTTAACTGCCCATGGCGCTGCACGGAAGGCGTGTTGGTGGGGATTATTATTTCTTCCTCTCGAGGAGCTACTTCCTGCTTTCTGCAACTATGGAACAGTAAAGCTAGACTTATAGTGGCCATAAGACATATAGCTGCATATATAAGTGGATTAGTAGGCTTTCTCATTTGTCTATGTTTAGGGGAAACACTTCTGATAACCAGCAAATGCTTGATTTGTTTATAGTGTAATTTTTACAACTAGACTATAAATATAAAACAAAAAGTACATTTTATATAAAAATAATGAAAGAAAAATGCATTGGCTTAGTTTGAAAGGCTTCAAATTAAGGCGTATCACCCAGTAAACTATAACTTTATAGGGGAGGCAAAGGTGAAAATACCTTACCCTCCAAGATAGGCCATAGAATCTTTAATATCTTCATTGCTTAGAGCATCTGCTTCATAGCCATCTAAGGGTTTGTTGGCTAAAGCTTGTTTGATGTTTTTTAGCAAACCTTGGTCTGAAATATTGCTTCGGAGAAGGTCTCTTAGGTTGGCTGCTGGTGATCCATAGAGACATGTCCTGAAATCTCCATTTGCCGAAAGGCGCATTCTGTTACAGCTTCCGCAAAATGTCCGGCTAAAAGAAGGGATTATCCCTATGCTTCCTGTAAAGCCTTTTACTTTATAGTTTAAGGATGTAGCGTTTGCTGGGTCTTTAAGTTTGTTTATCTCTCCAAAATGATTGACTAGATAATTTAAAATTTTGATGTAGTTCCAGGTCAAGTCAGGAGTGCCA is from Cytophagaceae bacterium ABcell3 and encodes:
- a CDS encoding diacylglycerol kinase family protein, whose amino-acid sequence is MKIIFAHNPTAGDGNLSESELKTLFGAGHDIDYYNVKEKTYHKIAEQKADCVVIAGGDGTVGKVSKTLIGREHPIYIIPSGTANNIAKCLGISFSKDKLKELDKHKSTISFDVGLVENNCERSHFIESIGFGLFSHMGSIVHKLKKENYITFPNAEEKIKFAVDMMKRLLKNYQPNQYHIKADGKEYSGTYLMVEIMNIASIGPNLNLAPKAKPDDGYFDLVLVKDSQKENLIKFLNSCLTTPCHDYLHIVKAKEIEIQCAYCEAHIDDTFIEKAPSCSNKNKNQISFSIRPQKRALTFLKNT
- the surE gene encoding 5'/3'-nucleotidase SurE codes for the protein MRILISNDDGIYSPGILALAEVAKKFGEVRIVAPDVEQSSMSHAVTAYRPLTYKHTPIQGGFEAYRVNGTPADCVSLGISQWDNVDVVLSGINLGPNLGNSIWHSGTLAAAKQATLLGVRGIAFSVPVSKDEPEFDNVIPFVEQVLEELLKEKTPDLINVNLPENPRDIMYTRQSVRHYDGKVVEDRDPMGRQHFWFTVTPLEATEEGTDRWAVENNYVSITPLRIDLTDGRKLENMKKYHKIDVC
- a CDS encoding response regulator, producing MKEIMINDKLEQILIIDDDQAHNYVATRVIEKMKIADKVKTFANSKEALEYILKQCEELPSGLCPELIFIDFFMPAMDAEELMRRLQDANFSNWDKVVFIGMSAVVKQESQERLFELGVRETVEKPLSTEKVKDIYSRYFAKQIT
- a CDS encoding GAF domain-containing sensor histidine kinase encodes the protein MKKIRKLPIPKNEQKRLESILDYDFLDAHYEKDLDQLTTFASKLFNVPIVLITIIDEKRQWFKSNHGLSVKETERSISFCQYTIMGEDIFEIENTHKDDRFSSNPLVTHEPEIRFYAGTPLINEKGYAMGSLALIDKQPRKLSEEEKKNLKLLGKQVIVFFELTMNKKALEKEKELLEKRVIERTQEINKQYEELEIRDKKLVSLNNELSRFIYKLSHDLLGPIKSLQGLTNLALDQVNQEEVKNYLQLLKKTEDKLDRTIISLVKLISVREPCKFKTIEWEEAINNTIKRVKKRFPEHEVQYKTTISATKPLTSDQALIEVMLEEFFANSILYNYSTTPQIDIQIFDSKDGIAIEISDNGIGLREEDKAHIFEMFYKTEKSSGSGLGLYLAKNIIDKMEGEVTAETLKNSGTKFSINIPT
- a CDS encoding glycoside hydrolase family 5 protein, which gives rise to MRKPTNPLIYAAICLMATISLALLFHSCRKQEVAPREEEIIIPTNTPSVQRHGQLSVSGNKIIGEHGGYVQLQGMSLFWSQWSDGAPFYNKEIVKYLRDEWRCTVVRAAMAVEYGGYLTNPEREKEKVKTIIDAAIENDIYVIVDWHDHNAHDPTNTEAAKEFFAEIAQEYGHYPHIIYEPYNEPLDVSWSATCKPYFEEIIEVIRKYDKNNIIACGTPLWSQRVDQAAMDPLDDPNVAYVLHYYAGTHRNRVMQYARDALRLGVALMVTEYGTVNADGDGSVSEAWSQNWWTFMNENHISGCNWSITDKNEGSAALKRAPNPDGGGTVRPDPTGGWEDYQITESGHLVKAYLRSRNPVPEENTDKESED